A stretch of Rhizobium sp. TH2 DNA encodes these proteins:
- a CDS encoding glycosyltransferase family 2 protein: MNLNFNMFLNQVSHHMRMRRFGKQLKLKVDNTKAMKKSDVLLFMCLRNELFRLPYFVDYYRKLGVNHFLIIDNNSDDGFMDWARQQPDISVWHTKAGYKAANFGMEWCNFLLRKYGTGHLCVTVDPDEFLVYPCMETRSLKELGEYMKMEKREAFHVVMLDAYSDKPLAETIYRQGDNPWDVAPFFDRDGYPQISTHAMPTFTRGGPRMRVHNRRDPLKSPALNKIPVVWWQWNFRYVSSMHDIKPMRLMRVQDRFNPTPTGALFHFKFFASLKDKAAEEMQRKEHYYGGTEYERYAKENRENLYEEGVSVRYESTEQLIRLGLMCRANWL, from the coding sequence TTGAATCTCAACTTCAACATGTTCCTGAACCAGGTGTCGCATCACATGCGGATGCGCCGCTTCGGCAAGCAGCTGAAGCTCAAGGTCGACAACACCAAGGCGATGAAGAAGAGCGACGTGCTGCTCTTCATGTGCCTGCGCAACGAGCTGTTCCGGCTGCCTTATTTCGTCGATTACTACCGCAAGCTCGGCGTCAACCACTTCCTCATCATCGACAACAATTCCGATGACGGCTTCATGGATTGGGCGCGGCAGCAACCCGATATTTCCGTGTGGCACACCAAGGCGGGCTACAAAGCGGCGAACTTCGGCATGGAATGGTGCAATTTCCTGCTGCGGAAATACGGCACCGGCCATCTCTGCGTCACCGTCGATCCGGATGAATTCCTCGTCTATCCCTGCATGGAGACGCGGAGCCTCAAGGAACTCGGCGAATACATGAAGATGGAAAAGCGCGAGGCCTTCCATGTCGTGATGCTGGACGCATATAGCGACAAGCCGCTTGCCGAGACCATCTATCGACAGGGTGACAACCCGTGGGATGTCGCGCCCTTCTTCGACCGGGACGGATATCCGCAGATCTCGACGCACGCCATGCCGACATTCACGCGGGGCGGCCCGCGCATGCGGGTGCATAACAGGCGCGATCCGCTGAAGTCGCCGGCCCTCAACAAGATCCCGGTCGTCTGGTGGCAGTGGAATTTCCGTTATGTCAGTTCGATGCACGATATCAAGCCGATGCGGCTGATGCGGGTGCAGGACCGCTTCAATCCGACTCCCACCGGCGCGCTGTTCCACTTCAAGTTCTTCGCCAGCCTGAAGGACAAGGCCGCCGAGGAGATGCAGCGTAAGGAACACTATTACGGCGGCACCGAATATGAGCGCTATGCCAAGGAGAATCGCGAGAATCTCTACGAGGAAGGCGTCAGCGTCCGCTATGAATCGACCGAGCAACTGATCCGGCTCGGCCTGATGTGCCGCGCCAACTGGCTCTAG
- a CDS encoding beta-1,6-N-acetylglucosaminyltransferase encodes MAKITFIILAHENADHVADLASLLTEWDPHANAVIHYDLNSPTKQFERLKERTAASSRIHLVKDRIKCGWGNFSLVDSVVRALRVVRREKIDCDRVMLISGACMPIRPLAELSQFLDEHPQTEFIEAYDSNWMIGGLRKERYQYWHFFNHQKYPKLFNGHFQLQRMFWPKRRFPRSLEPRFGSQWWCLSWKLCEKILDYIQKHPMVYFFFSTTWIPDEMFFQTMAFRFTHNDNLARRNLTFFHFNDWGKPIVLMDDHMEMIRDLPFFFARKVSSAAKKLRASLIDIAKQPVPEKPLKIDFSKRYHFPYKEMIAALPKASPLTPALFQHRSLGLWPDVLENCPQSFTVLYGPPQLTRRAADALRGIKGVTVLGRVLHPGKVDFGPGVATFRGLHSDDNLIRDFDPPTYFGRILSRVDDMAVIELAPGDSPQGEMALMLSRNAVVLPVMPEHDNDVMRQMYWTLVAGDGQKTGRASTPIESFRAMQKAVEAKVPPDYRLRTETYLKTANMSAETSANDWQAALKFRHGEAVMPVTENLARMEDALNALTIEELITDLPDHWKTSVSMLGQLHARWRLLKLNFPVALPELFTSALELQTAVREDAPKDLTEALRGLDN; translated from the coding sequence ATGGCGAAAATCACGTTCATCATACTGGCACATGAGAATGCCGACCACGTCGCCGACCTGGCAAGCCTGCTCACCGAATGGGATCCGCATGCGAATGCCGTGATCCATTACGACCTCAATTCGCCGACCAAGCAGTTCGAACGCCTCAAGGAACGGACGGCGGCATCCTCGCGCATCCACCTGGTCAAGGACCGGATCAAATGCGGCTGGGGCAATTTCAGCCTGGTGGATTCGGTTGTCCGGGCGCTGCGCGTCGTGCGCCGGGAGAAGATCGATTGCGACCGGGTGATGCTGATATCGGGCGCCTGCATGCCGATCCGGCCACTTGCGGAGCTCTCACAATTCCTCGACGAACATCCGCAGACGGAGTTCATCGAAGCCTATGATTCGAACTGGATGATCGGCGGGCTGCGCAAGGAACGCTATCAATACTGGCATTTCTTCAATCACCAGAAATATCCGAAACTGTTCAACGGACATTTCCAGCTGCAGCGGATGTTCTGGCCGAAGCGGCGCTTTCCGCGTTCGCTCGAGCCGCGCTTCGGGTCGCAATGGTGGTGCCTGAGCTGGAAGCTCTGCGAGAAGATTCTGGATTACATCCAGAAGCACCCGATGGTGTATTTCTTCTTCTCGACGACGTGGATCCCTGACGAGATGTTCTTCCAGACCATGGCCTTCCGCTTCACGCACAATGACAATCTCGCGCGGCGGAACCTGACCTTTTTCCACTTCAACGACTGGGGCAAGCCGATCGTCCTGATGGACGACCATATGGAGATGATCCGGGACCTGCCCTTCTTCTTCGCCCGCAAGGTGAGTTCGGCGGCGAAGAAGCTGCGGGCGAGCCTGATCGATATCGCCAAGCAGCCGGTGCCTGAGAAGCCACTGAAGATCGATTTCTCGAAGCGCTACCATTTTCCCTACAAGGAGATGATCGCGGCACTTCCGAAGGCTTCGCCGCTGACGCCGGCGCTGTTCCAGCATCGTAGCCTGGGCCTATGGCCGGATGTGCTGGAAAATTGCCCACAGAGTTTTACCGTGCTCTATGGCCCGCCGCAGCTGACGCGCCGTGCCGCCGACGCGCTTCGCGGCATCAAGGGCGTGACGGTGCTCGGCCGGGTGCTGCATCCCGGCAAGGTCGATTTCGGGCCGGGTGTCGCGACATTCCGCGGGCTTCATAGCGACGACAACCTGATCCGCGACTTCGATCCACCGACCTATTTCGGCCGCATCCTGTCGCGCGTCGATGACATGGCGGTGATCGAGCTGGCGCCGGGCGACAGTCCACAGGGCGAAATGGCGCTGATGTTGAGCCGCAATGCCGTGGTGCTGCCCGTCATGCCCGAGCACGACAACGATGTGATGCGGCAGATGTACTGGACGCTGGTCGCCGGTGATGGCCAGAAGACCGGCCGTGCATCGACGCCGATCGAGAGTTTCCGCGCCATGCAGAAGGCGGTGGAGGCCAAAGTGCCGCCCGATTACCGGCTGCGCACGGAAACCTATCTCAAGACAGCCAATATGAGTGCCGAGACCTCGGCCAACGACTGGCAGGCAGCGCTCAAGTTCCGCCATGGCGAGGCCGTGATGCCGGTGACGGAAAATCTCGCGCGGATGGAAGACGCTCTCAATGCGCTCACCATCGAGGAACTGATCACCGATCTGCCCGACCATTGGAAGACCTCGGTCTCGATGCTGGGACAGCTGCACGCGCGCTGGCGGCTGCTCAAGCTGAATTTCCCGGTGGCACTGCCCGAACTCTTTACGTCCGCGCTCGAACTGCAGACAGCGGTGCGCGAAGACGCACCGAAGGACCTCACCGAGGCGCTCAGGGGGTTGGACAATTGA
- a CDS encoding universal stress protein: MYRKIIVPVEMGQLEKGEKILAKAATLLDAGGEIVLMNVVESVPPYITIELPMDFINQSVTEAETKLAALNAGHGGSARVKVVIGSPAREILHLGEEEHADLIIIGSHRPGLANYLLGSTADRVVRHATCSVLVDR; this comes from the coding sequence ATGTACAGGAAGATCATCGTACCGGTTGAAATGGGCCAGCTCGAAAAGGGCGAGAAGATCCTCGCAAAGGCCGCCACGCTGCTCGATGCCGGCGGCGAGATCGTCCTGATGAACGTGGTCGAGAGCGTGCCCCCCTATATCACAATCGAACTGCCGATGGATTTCATCAACCAGTCGGTCACCGAAGCCGAGACCAAGCTCGCCGCGTTGAATGCCGGGCATGGCGGCAGCGCCAGGGTCAAGGTCGTGATCGGCTCGCCCGCCCGCGAAATTCTCCATCTCGGGGAGGAGGAGCACGCCGATCTCATCATCATCGGTTCGCACCGGCCGGGTCTCGCCAATTACCTGCTCGGCTCAACCGCCGACCGCGTGGTCCGCCACGCCACCTGTTCGGTTCTCGTCGACCGCTGA
- a CDS encoding hemolysin III family protein, producing the protein MTSFETMFRRYDVSEIIADGIVHGVGVVAALIAVTALIFYATVWGTSGALVASWIYGIGLVASLGISFAYNIWPRSPVKWFLRRLDHSAIFILIAATYTPFLVAAWPDPLVIANLIGLWCVAAFGIALKCIWPGRFDKLTILLYLAMGWSGVVIFSHLYDVLSLATLVLILAGGIIYTVGVIFHVWEKLRFQNAIWHGFVVTAAGVHYAAVLTCVVWFPV; encoded by the coding sequence ATGACGTCATTCGAGACCATGTTCCGGCGTTACGATGTCAGCGAGATCATCGCTGATGGTATCGTGCATGGTGTCGGCGTGGTCGCGGCGCTGATCGCGGTGACGGCGCTCATCTTCTACGCCACGGTCTGGGGCACATCGGGCGCGCTGGTCGCTTCTTGGATCTACGGAATTGGCCTCGTCGCTTCGCTCGGCATTTCCTTCGCCTACAACATCTGGCCGCGCTCGCCGGTGAAATGGTTCCTGCGCCGCCTCGATCATTCGGCGATCTTCATCCTGATCGCCGCAACCTACACGCCGTTCCTGGTCGCAGCATGGCCCGATCCGCTCGTCATCGCCAACCTGATCGGTCTCTGGTGCGTGGCGGCATTCGGCATTGCCCTCAAATGCATATGGCCCGGCCGCTTCGACAAATTGACCATCCTGCTCTACCTCGCCATGGGCTGGAGCGGCGTGGTGATCTTCTCGCACCTCTATGATGTGCTGTCGCTCGCGACGCTGGTGCTGATCCTGGCCGGCGGGATCATCTACACTGTCGGGGTCATTTTCCACGTCTGGGAAAAACTGCGCTTCCAGAACGCCATCTGGCACGGCTTCGTCGTCACCGCCGCCGGCGTGCATTATGCCGCCGTGCTGACCTGCGTGGTTTGGTTTCCGGTGTGA
- a CDS encoding putative monovalent cation/H+ antiporter subunit A, with product MLFAPLLGAAFSPLLVRALGHNAAWILALSLFVPFLVFAGHIDTVAAGGIITGGFTWAPTFGADFLWKLDGLSLTFALLISGIGTLIVLYSGAYLKGHPGQGRFIAFILMFSFSMLGVVISDNLLMLFIYWELTSITSFLLIGFDHEREAARRGAYQALLVTGGGGLCLLAGLLMLGQLTGANSISGLIAGGAAIRDHYLAEAALVLVLLGAFTKSAQFPFHFWLPNAMEAPTPVSAFLHSATMVKAGVYLLMRLYPVFGEMDLWQTALPLFGGVTLLVGGFLALRQTDLKLMLAYTTVASLGLLVMLTGIGHEKAIEAAVLYLFAHALFKGALFMIAGVIDHEAGSRDITKLGGLGRAMPITFAAALIAACSMGGIPFFAGFMAKEEIYAALTTGNLAMIAAIAGNAMMFAIGFAIALKVFLGPAVETPKHAHDGPVLLMAGPVLLAIMGLAVALVPTELHQFISSPMASAVLGASAHVEITAIPHISLPFLLSLLTIVLGAVILLFLDRVRAAASRLLDIIGWGPDRGFDQFVSGTVRGAWHLTRFLQPGRLEIYLTVVFIVIALSLLWPLFAFGELPAWPSWPALQIHEAAFMLIAVIGLVAVLIARSRITAIVALGIQGFAVAVLYLLFGAPDLSFTQFMVETLSVVILALIMTRLRLDVTDRRPLGHVLFDGAIAIACGLGFALFLLRAVEIPFNTELTEFFSQYSKIVAHGANVVNVIIVDFRGTDTLGEIAVVTITGLAILALIRLRTAPVTRTFNDPDLEERERI from the coding sequence ATGTTGTTCGCGCCGCTTTTGGGCGCCGCGTTCTCGCCGTTGTTGGTGCGGGCGCTGGGTCATAACGCTGCCTGGATTCTTGCGCTCTCCCTGTTCGTCCCGTTTCTCGTTTTCGCCGGCCATATCGATACGGTTGCGGCCGGCGGCATCATCACCGGCGGCTTCACCTGGGCGCCCACATTCGGCGCCGATTTTCTCTGGAAGCTTGACGGCCTGTCGCTCACTTTCGCGCTGCTGATCTCCGGCATCGGTACACTGATCGTGCTCTATTCCGGCGCGTATCTAAAGGGCCATCCGGGGCAGGGGCGGTTCATCGCCTTCATCCTGATGTTCTCGTTTTCCATGCTGGGCGTAGTCATATCCGATAACCTGCTGATGCTGTTCATCTATTGGGAGCTGACCTCGATCACCTCCTTCCTGCTGATCGGCTTCGATCACGAGCGCGAGGCCGCCCGCCGCGGTGCCTATCAGGCACTGCTGGTCACCGGCGGCGGCGGCCTCTGCCTGTTGGCGGGCCTGCTGATGCTCGGCCAGCTGACCGGCGCGAATAGTATCAGCGGCCTGATCGCCGGCGGTGCCGCGATCCGTGATCACTATCTCGCCGAAGCTGCGCTCGTACTCGTCCTGCTCGGCGCCTTCACCAAGTCGGCGCAGTTCCCGTTCCATTTCTGGCTGCCCAACGCCATGGAAGCGCCGACGCCCGTCTCGGCCTTCCTGCACTCCGCGACCATGGTGAAGGCCGGCGTCTATCTCCTGATGCGGCTCTACCCGGTCTTCGGCGAGATGGACCTTTGGCAGACCGCACTGCCCCTGTTCGGCGGCGTGACCCTGCTGGTCGGCGGCTTTCTCGCGCTCCGCCAGACCGATCTCAAACTGATGCTCGCCTATACGACGGTCGCCTCGCTCGGCCTGCTGGTCATGCTCACCGGCATCGGCCACGAAAAGGCGATCGAGGCGGCGGTGCTCTATCTCTTCGCACATGCCCTGTTCAAGGGCGCGCTGTTCATGATCGCTGGTGTCATCGATCATGAAGCCGGCAGCCGCGACATCACCAAGCTCGGCGGTCTTGGCCGCGCCATGCCGATCACCTTTGCCGCGGCGCTCATCGCCGCCTGCTCGATGGGCGGCATTCCCTTCTTCGCCGGTTTCATGGCCAAGGAGGAGATTTACGCGGCGCTGACGACAGGCAACCTCGCGATGATTGCCGCGATCGCCGGCAACGCCATGATGTTCGCCATCGGCTTCGCCATCGCGCTCAAGGTTTTTCTCGGGCCGGCGGTTGAGACACCGAAGCACGCCCATGACGGCCCAGTCCTGCTGATGGCGGGCCCGGTCCTGCTTGCGATCATGGGCCTCGCCGTGGCGCTCGTACCCACGGAGCTTCACCAATTCATTTCCTCGCCCATGGCCTCCGCCGTGCTGGGCGCCTCGGCACATGTGGAGATCACCGCCATCCCGCATATCAGCCTGCCGTTCCTGCTCTCGCTCCTGACGATCGTGCTCGGCGCGGTCATCCTCCTGTTCCTCGATCGCGTCCGCGCCGCAGCCAGCCGCCTGCTCGACATCATCGGCTGGGGTCCGGACCGCGGCTTCGACCAGTTCGTTTCCGGCACTGTGCGCGGCGCCTGGCATCTCACGCGCTTCCTCCAGCCCGGGCGGCTGGAAATCTACCTCACCGTCGTCTTCATCGTCATTGCGCTCAGCCTGCTCTGGCCGCTTTTCGCATTCGGCGAATTGCCCGCATGGCCAAGCTGGCCGGCCCTGCAGATCCACGAAGCGGCCTTCATGCTGATCGCCGTGATCGGCCTCGTCGCGGTGCTCATCGCCCGCAGCCGGATCACGGCCATCGTCGCGCTCGGCATCCAGGGTTTTGCCGTCGCGGTGCTCTACCTGCTGTTCGGCGCGCCGGACCTGTCCTTCACCCAGTTCATGGTTGAGACGCTGTCGGTGGTCATTCTCGCGCTGATCATGACGCGGCTCAGGCTCGATGTCACCGACCGCCGGCCGCTCGGCCATGTCCTGTTTGATGGCGCAATTGCCATCGCCTGCGGGCTGGGCTTCGCGCTCTTCCTGCTGCGCGCCGTCGAAATCCCGTTCAACACCGAACTCACCGAGTTCTTCAGCCAATACTCGAAAATCGTCGCCCACGGCGCCAACGTCGTGAATGTTATCATCGTCGATTTCCGCGGCACGGATACACTCGGCGAAATCGCCGTCGTGACGATCACCGGTCTCGCCATCCTGGCTTTGATTCGGCTGCGGACCGCGCCCGTGACGCGCACGTTCAACGATCCTGATCTTGAGGAAAGGGAGCGCATATGA
- a CDS encoding MnhB domain-containing protein produces MNSLILRTLAPVITLLMIVFSVFVTLRGHNSPGGGFIGGLLAASGVALYALAFGVAAARRMLRLHPLTIAAIGLIVSALSGMASALYGVPYMTGLWFDIGIDLSTVMSFDIGVYLVVVGAFSSILLTLEETEDE; encoded by the coding sequence ATGAACTCCCTGATCCTGCGCACGCTTGCGCCCGTCATCACCCTGCTGATGATCGTCTTTTCGGTCTTCGTCACGCTGCGAGGCCACAATTCCCCCGGCGGCGGCTTCATCGGCGGCCTGCTCGCCGCTTCCGGCGTTGCGCTTTACGCGCTGGCCTTCGGCGTCGCAGCCGCACGCCGCATGCTGCGACTCCATCCGCTGACCATCGCGGCAATCGGGCTCATCGTCTCGGCGCTCTCCGGCATGGCCTCGGCGCTGTACGGCGTGCCCTACATGACCGGCCTGTGGTTCGACATCGGCATCGACCTCTCCACCGTCATGAGCTTCGATATTGGCGTCTATCTCGTCGTCGTCGGCGCCTTCTCGTCGATCCTGCTCACGCTCGAGGAGACGGAGGACGAATGA
- a CDS encoding Na+/H+ antiporter subunit C produces MIETPLILLDGLFFAASIYLMLSRHIIRILIGVALLGNAVNLLLFVAGRVTREIPPVITSDVLPATAANPLPQALILTAIVISFSFFAFLMVLGYRAWQTLKTDDTTGMRFAEPADEPAPPEGY; encoded by the coding sequence ATGATCGAGACCCCGCTCATCCTGCTCGACGGTCTGTTCTTCGCAGCGAGCATCTATCTCATGCTGTCGCGCCACATCATACGCATCCTCATCGGCGTGGCGCTGCTCGGCAATGCCGTCAACCTGCTGCTCTTCGTGGCCGGCCGGGTGACGCGGGAGATTCCGCCGGTCATCACATCGGACGTCCTCCCCGCGACAGCCGCCAATCCGCTGCCGCAGGCCCTGATCCTGACGGCGATCGTCATCTCCTTCTCCTTCTTCGCCTTTCTGATGGTGCTCGGCTACCGCGCCTGGCAGACGCTGAAGACCGACGATACGACGGGCATGCGCTTTGCCGAGCCCGCTGACGAACCTGCGCCGCCGGAGGGGTATTGA
- a CDS encoding Na+/H+ antiporter subunit D codes for MAAPAALDLTRVFVADPAPEAWLVILPVVLCITMGAALAAIRKRIHLHAPLAIATLALLAIIDAALLYRVSTDGPMTMVMGRWLPPFGIAFTVDVLGALLALTAALVALAGAIFALSDIDTNRRRYGFYPFLLFLMAGVSGAFLTGDIFNLYVWFEVLLISSFGLIVLGGEREQIDGAMKYGLLNLVATTLFLIAVGYLYAIFGTLNMADIASKVGHQSSTLPLMTLAVLFFAAFGMKAAAFPVNFWLPASYHTPRITVSALFAGLLTKVGVYAMFRVLVMLMPGALETLAPLVGIVAILTMLAGSVGAIAQSDLRRTLGYWVIAGIGVMLSGLAIGGIQALAASVFYMMHSMVVMTALYFLVGLMAMRSGSFDLKSAGGLWKSSPLLSAIGLCLILSVAGLPPFSGFWPKAMLVGAALEKSHWWLAAAILTSGFLITFAGGRIFLLAFWRAASVEIKPARLPVMSVVALAVLTTASVAAGLWPEPLAVLAKSAAHGLYAPETYIRSVFTEPRP; via the coding sequence ATGGCTGCGCCTGCCGCTCTCGACCTCACGCGCGTCTTTGTCGCCGACCCGGCCCCCGAAGCCTGGCTGGTCATCCTCCCCGTCGTGCTCTGCATCACCATGGGCGCCGCACTCGCCGCCATCCGCAAGCGCATCCATCTCCACGCGCCGCTGGCGATTGCCACGCTGGCGCTTCTCGCGATCATCGATGCCGCATTGCTCTATCGCGTTTCGACGGATGGCCCCATGACCATGGTGATGGGCCGCTGGCTGCCGCCCTTCGGCATCGCATTCACTGTTGACGTGCTCGGTGCGCTTCTCGCACTCACTGCCGCTTTGGTCGCCTTGGCGGGTGCCATTTTTGCGCTCTCCGATATCGACACCAACCGCAGGCGCTACGGCTTCTATCCGTTCCTGCTGTTCCTGATGGCCGGTGTCTCCGGCGCCTTCCTCACCGGCGATATCTTCAATCTCTACGTCTGGTTCGAAGTCCTGCTGATCTCGAGCTTCGGCCTCATCGTGCTCGGCGGCGAGCGCGAGCAGATCGATGGCGCGATGAAATATGGTCTGCTCAACCTCGTCGCGACGACCCTGTTCCTGATCGCGGTCGGCTATCTCTATGCGATCTTTGGCACGCTCAACATGGCCGACATCGCCTCGAAAGTTGGCCATCAGTCGTCCACACTGCCGCTGATGACGCTGGCGGTGCTCTTTTTCGCCGCCTTCGGCATGAAGGCCGCGGCGTTTCCGGTGAACTTCTGGCTGCCGGCCTCCTACCACACGCCCCGCATCACCGTGTCCGCCCTGTTTGCCGGCCTGCTCACCAAGGTCGGCGTCTATGCCATGTTCCGCGTACTGGTCATGCTGATGCCCGGTGCGCTCGAAACACTGGCGCCGCTGGTCGGTATCGTCGCGATCCTCACCATGCTCGCTGGTTCGGTCGGCGCCATCGCCCAGAGCGACCTGCGCCGCACGCTCGGCTATTGGGTGATCGCGGGCATCGGCGTCATGCTGTCGGGCCTCGCCATCGGCGGCATCCAGGCGCTGGCTGCATCGGTCTTCTACATGATGCATTCCATGGTGGTGATGACCGCGCTCTATTTCCTCGTCGGCCTGATGGCCATGCGATCCGGCAGCTTCGATCTCAAAAGCGCGGGCGGGCTGTGGAAATCATCGCCGCTGCTCTCGGCGATCGGCCTCTGCCTCATCCTGTCGGTGGCCGGCCTGCCGCCATTCTCCGGCTTCTGGCCGAAGGCCATGCTGGTCGGCGCAGCGCTGGAGAAATCGCATTGGTGGCTTGCCGCCGCGATCCTCACATCGGGCTTCCTGATCACGTTCGCCGGAGGCCGCATCTTCCTGCTCGCCTTCTGGCGGGCCGCATCCGTGGAGATCAAGCCCGCACGCCTGCCGGTCATGTCGGTCGTCGCGCTCGCGGTGCTGACGACAGCCAGTGTCGCCGCCGGCCTCTGGCCCGAACCGCTGGCAGTGCTCGCCAAATCCGCCGCCCACGGCCTTTATGCCCCCGAGACCTATATCCGCAGTGTCTTCACGGAGCCCCGGCCATGA
- a CDS encoding Na+/H+ antiporter subunit E — protein MMRAFRILKLFLVFLREFALSVFRVAWLVLSPRMRFTPCAFRFDLTLTGDFQITLLANLITLTPGTLTVDVTDDRTALIVHAIDCPDPDAARREIADGFERLIREAFA, from the coding sequence ATGATGCGCGCGTTCCGGATATTGAAACTTTTCCTTGTTTTCCTCAGGGAGTTCGCGCTCTCGGTCTTCCGTGTCGCTTGGCTGGTGCTCTCGCCGCGCATGCGGTTCACGCCCTGCGCCTTCCGCTTTGACCTGACGCTGACCGGCGATTTCCAGATCACGCTGCTCGCCAATCTCATCACGCTCACCCCGGGCACATTGACGGTCGACGTGACCGACGATCGCACCGCGCTCATCGTCCACGCCATCGATTGCCCTGATCCCGACGCCGCGCGCCGGGAGATCGCCGATGGCTTCGAACGGCTGATCCGGGAGGCCTTCGCATGA
- a CDS encoding cation:proton antiporter: MILTTAVHIALAILMLALILTAIRVIIGPTLADRVLALDQLVAIAIGFIAVIAVKTSFELYIDIALALGLVGFLTTAAFARYIHVKAGREDGT; this comes from the coding sequence ATGATCCTCACCACCGCAGTCCACATCGCACTTGCGATCCTCATGCTGGCACTGATCCTGACGGCGATCCGGGTGATTATCGGCCCGACGCTTGCCGATCGCGTGCTGGCGCTCGACCAGCTCGTCGCCATCGCCATCGGCTTTATCGCGGTGATCGCGGTCAAGACCAGCTTCGAGCTTTATATCGATATCGCGCTGGCGCTCGGCCTTGTCGGCTTCCTGACGACTGCTGCTTTCGCGCGCTACATCCACGTCAAGGCCGGCAGGGAGGATGGGACATGA
- the mnhG gene encoding monovalent cation/H(+) antiporter subunit G has product MMASLFDIVIAILLLGGAFLALVAALGLFRLPDLFTRMHASSKAGTAGSGLLLLGVAMQSGEIEVWIKCLLTIGFFVLTAPVAAHLLAKAAVRAGAKLPSNDGENTN; this is encoded by the coding sequence ATGATGGCTTCGTTGTTCGATATCGTCATCGCTATACTGCTGCTCGGGGGGGCGTTTCTGGCGCTCGTCGCCGCGCTAGGCCTCTTCCGCCTGCCCGATCTGTTCACCCGCATGCATGCATCCTCCAAGGCCGGCACTGCCGGCTCCGGACTTTTGTTGCTCGGCGTTGCCATGCAGTCCGGAGAAATCGAGGTGTGGATAAAGTGCCTCCTGACAATAGGCTTCTTCGTCCTGACCGCCCCGGTCGCGGCCCATCTGCTCGCCAAGGCGGCGGTACGGGCAGGCGCGAAATTGCCAAGCAACGACGGCGAGAACACGAACTGA
- a CDS encoding MucR family transcriptional regulator, with protein MNELATVGNKELLVELTAEIVAAYVGNHVVPSGDLGALISDVHSALSSTSGQEAVAPAVEKPKPPVPVKKSVHNDYLICLEDGMKFKSLKRHLMTHYGMTPEEYREKWDLPSDYPMVAPAYAEARSRLAKEMGLGQGRKKRA; from the coding sequence ATGAACGAACTCGCTACCGTGGGCAACAAGGAGCTCCTTGTCGAACTGACGGCTGAAATCGTGGCTGCCTATGTCGGCAACCATGTCGTCCCGTCGGGCGATCTTGGCGCCCTTATATCGGACGTGCATTCCGCACTGTCCAGCACATCGGGCCAGGAAGCCGTGGCACCTGCCGTGGAAAAGCCGAAGCCGCCGGTGCCGGTCAAGAAATCGGTTCACAACGACTACCTGATTTGCCTCGAAGACGGCATGAAGTTCAAGTCGCTGAAGCGCCACCTCATGACCCATTACGGCATGACTCCCGAAGAATATCGCGAAAAGTGGGATCTCCCATCCGACTATCCGATGGTCGCCCCCGCCTATGCCGAAGCGCGTTCGCGCCTCGCCAAGGAAATGGGCCTCGGCCAGGGCCGCAAGAAGCGCGCCTGA
- a CDS encoding helix-turn-helix domain-containing protein: MTHPFISHTFEADPFAGLNLDIPDAIKERLRRRMAPAPWGLTVPRDLQFVSRTGDARLIRKVSLPNRRRSVGLRNVCHAVRQVASEMISLGSPRTGFARDERFAGSHVQQIAMYVCHVALRLTFTDIAQGFGRDRTTVAHSCARVEDRRDEHAFDDLVGAVERVVDTVFAAGERVHG, encoded by the coding sequence ATGACGCATCCATTCATTTCACACACGTTTGAAGCCGATCCCTTTGCCGGTCTCAATCTCGATATTCCCGATGCCATCAAGGAGCGCCTCAGGCGGCGCATGGCGCCCGCGCCCTGGGGTCTCACCGTACCGCGCGACCTGCAATTCGTCTCGCGTACCGGCGATGCGCGGCTGATCCGCAAGGTGTCGCTGCCCAACCGCCGGCGGTCGGTGGGATTGCGGAACGTCTGCCACGCCGTGCGCCAGGTGGCGAGCGAGATGATCTCGCTCGGCAGCCCACGCACCGGGTTTGCCCGCGACGAGCGATTCGCCGGCAGTCATGTCCAGCAGATCGCCATGTATGTCTGCCATGTCGCGCTGAGATTGACCTTCACCGACATCGCCCAGGGTTTCGGGCGCGATCGCACCACGGTCGCCCATTCCTGCGCCCGCGTCGAGGACCGGCGCGACGAGCATGCTTTCGACGATCTCGTCGGAGCCGTCGAGCGCGTGGTCGACACGGTCTTCGCAGCCGGAGAGCGGGTTCATGGCTGA